The genomic stretch CGCCCATGTCGACGACATTGCCCGCGAACTCAACCGACAAGACGTCCAGTCGGACCGTCGGGTTGTCGAGCTGCACTCGGCTTGATGCCGTTACGAATCAAGGATGCGGCTCAGAGCATCGGGTAGGTCGGGGTCGAGGTATTCAAATCCCGTTTCGGCAAGGACCCGGGGAAGGACACGCTGGCTCGCCAGCAAGACCTGATCGGCGAATTCCGATCCGAGCAACAGTTTCAGGCCGAATCCCGGGGCCGGGATCACAGCCGGGCGGTGCATCGCCCGGCCGAGCGCTTTGGCAAAGTCCGCATTTCGGATCGGCTCGGGAGCACTGAGGTTCACCGGTCCAGTGATCCCTCGGTCAACGACATGCATGATGGCCCTGACCTCGTCGCGCAACGTGATCCAGCTCCACCATTGCTTCCCTGAACCGATCGGACCGCCCACGCCGAATTTGTAGGGCAGCAGCATCCTCGGGAACGAACCGCCCACGCCATCCAAGACGAGCGCGGTCCGACCAAACGCGGTAGGAATACCTGCGTCGATGGCCGGTTGGGCGGCCGATTCCCACATTCCTGTCAGGTCCGCGAGGAAGCCGTCCCCTGGCGCGGCAGTCTCAGGAAGAACGGTGTCGGCCCGGGATCCGTAGTAGCCGATGGCTGACCCTGACAGAAAGTGACTGACTTGTTTCTCAACGGCCACCTGCGCCATGGTGGTGGTTCCGGCAACTCGACTGTCGATGAGTTCGTGCTTCTTACGCACCGACCATCGACCGCCAATGGTTTCGCCAGCCAGATGGATGATGGCGTCGACGTGCCCATCGATCTCGGTGGTCCGAGCGACAGGGTCCCAATGGACCGTACCTGGTCGTCCT from Acidimicrobiia bacterium encodes the following:
- a CDS encoding TIGR01777 family oxidoreductase, with protein sequence MRIVISGATGFIGSALLSALETAGHDVVALSRSGRPGTVHWDPVARTTEIDGHVDAIIHLAGETIGGRWSVRKKHELIDSRVAGTTTMAQVAVEKQVSHFLSGSAIGYYGSRADTVLPETAAPGDGFLADLTGMWESAAQPAIDAGIPTAFGRTALVLDGVGGSFPRMLLPYKFGVGGPIGSGKQWWSWITLRDEVRAIMHVVDRGITGPVNLSAPEPIRNADFAKALGRAMHRPAVIPAPGFGLKLLLGSEFADQVLLASQRVLPRVLAETGFEYLDPDLPDALSRILDS